The segment ACAGTGGAGCTTCTTAATATAGTACAACAGATCATGCATAACAATGCTATATCCCTAGATCTATGGATGTAGTCTTCAATATAATTGGTTTTACCATACAAAAAGGTTTAGCGGCgcaacttgttgcccgtttgtcTTCTCATTCGTTGTACGGTGATAACTAAgatgttttatgaaaaaaaaaataacaaaaagttaatgaaacaaaaatacattCATGATTGGTTTTATCTATTGGAATTTAAATAATATAGACATGTCATGTTATTTGTCGTGGAATGCTTTAGAAACATTTGTGGCGTTTTCCATCGCATCATTATCTGAACATCCATTTTTCAATTGTTGTGAgttacttaatttattaattttagaaAATCAAATGCTGAACATTTGATTAACTGTAAATGTACAACCATTTTTTTCTTGAAATCTAAGAaagtgaaaggaaaaatgaggaCATAAACCGAAACAAAGAAAAGAACTCAAATAACTTATAGTCTTTCAAAATCTAAATTATCATACCAACCTTTAGCTCTTCTTGGCATATTTCATTATTCAACTATTTTTTAAGAGATTGTACGACTTCCATCAATCTTTTTTTTCTTCACCCAAAATCTTGAGATCTTGGCTCAATATATATGTAAGAGAATACACTTACACTCACTTTCCATTCTTATTCTCCTCATCTTTTCTAGTAATATTTTTCTATTGaacatgtatgtctatataaACACTCTTTTTTATTTTCATGTATTCTAAATAACAATAACGAAAAGAGAAGAGAGGAAAATATAAATAACAAAAGCATAGAAGTAATGTTCTTATATAAGCAAAAAAAATTCAATTAACCAAACAATTAAGTATGATAAGTTGAAAAGTCTTAAGAATTTCAAATAactataatttaaaataaatggTCTATCTTTACCCATACAAAAATTAATATAAACGGGCCAAACATAAGCGTGAATTATGAACTTAGACATTTACATTTGCAAAAAACTTCTACGATTAACACTAATATAATTACGCTAAAAAGCTACTTAAAAGTCCATTGATTGTACTAAGTGTAAGTTCTAAACTATTTAAAAGCCCAATTTACATCATTATACGAGTATGAGGGTTTTTAGAGGagacaataaataattaaacactAATATAGGAGAAAAAATCAAAGCCCGTCATAGATCATTAGACAGAGTGCATTTCAAAGGCATCTCGAACCATATATTAAAAAATCTTTCTTACACTATAATTTACACTATAATCCTCAAACCCTATATTAtacctaacaatatatatatagtgtttgtGAGTAGTATAACGCTAAATATAGTGTTGAAGTTTTATTTGTACAATTTGGTCATTTACTTTAAActtagttatgtttttttttatacaattataatatttatataataaagttaTTTGTGTTATCatatataataacttaataacGTTATTTGTGTTATCTTATTTATTAAAACCGTTTACGAGTGTTTTGTTCATAAATATTTGATAATACAATTTATTAAACATTTGTAATAAaagtatattttataaaaaaaaaaaaactaataagtataagggttgttttttaaaattataaaagttaaataaaaaacatacatAGAATATTTTTTTAGTGTTAAATATAATGTAATAAGTTGGAGAAATTTGTTGTTTATACTATCTTTTACactataattatacatataatgtaaaaaaaaatagtgttaaaGGTTGCAGATGgtctaaataagaaaaaaaaaattaaaactatatttcaaaTACAATAATAATCCATTACAAACAACTTTGGTATCAAGATAACAGAATTTAGGGCTTTACCATCAAATTTAAGCCACTAAAAAAAACTCACATACGATTAAAAATACTATACAAGATTAATCGTATAGGTTTTCACTTAATAAGATGCATGTAAAACCATATTCTCTAAATAATTTAACTTTGCAAAAATTCCAACGAGCGGCGATGTGTTATACGTACACGCTTCCGTCTGCATGTAATTTCCTCTTTTATCAGTAAACTCATCGTTGTGGTCAGGTCCACCAACCAGGGCCCCAACCACAATATTTGGGTTCGGGTCAGTAGACCCGTACCAGTTGTCATAACCCTGAGTGCAACCGATGAACCCCTTGTTTTCTCTATACGAAACAATTGATGCACCTCTATGGTGAACCCTTTTTGGGAAGTTTGGGCCAAAGCCCACTAGATAGCTCATGTTTAATGGGTTAGAGCCCAAAATGTAATCCACTTGTGATTTTGTGAATTGGAAAAGCTCATGAGGTGTTACTTCACCTCCATGGCATTTGAGGTTTTTTTGGTTTAATTTTTGGAGTAAATTTGAGTATACGGATACCAAAAATGCCCCCGAAGATACATATTGCATGTTGTTCCATTGTCGAACGTATAGGAGGCCGCCAGGGGTAAAACGGACATTGTGTTTTGTACCGTTGTTTTTGTTTAGACATGAACAAATGTAGTATTCGGCTTTTGATTGGTATTTTTCTAATACGTCTTTGTATTTTTTGTGTTTCTCTTCAATAAGCAactatataaataaaacacaaccAAAATGTTAGAAATCATTATTTAAATGTTTTGACACGATAATTACAAAAATAATCATTATATGATAGTAACATTTAATAAAATGATTGCTTGTCTCCCGAATTATAAAAATGTCACAAATTTTGtaacatgttatttaaaaaaaatccccAACAAGATAAGAAGATATATTTCAAATTTTTTCTTGAAActtggaaattattttaaaattcatGAAACTATTCTTAGGTTCTTACGATTTCAAAAAATGGATTTTAAAATGTTTGCTTTATCTTTTATTATAAGTGTTGCTTTTTTGCTTGAAAATCTAGTTGCAATCATGGATTGAAACAAAATGAAGTAATCATTTACGCAAAGACTACATACCATATGGTTGTGTCTCTTAAAAGGGCCCACTTCattcaaaatatgagattattTCGGTCGGGTTTATATCAAcactaattatttattaattattaatattaatatatgcaCTTTATGAtctattattataaatatatgaGATATATAGAGCTTAAGTTTTGATGATTACATGGTCATGTGATTATATCATAACAATATCATTTAATATAATGTAACAACTATTGAAAACCCGAATGTTATTGACATTCTTTTATAAGTTTGTATTTAATTATTTGTACATACTcgtcattaaaaaaaatatttaaataaataaattatcaaACAGGAGCATCCGTTAGGATTTAGGGCGTCAACAACTTTTTGACTGTAATTTAGCGACTAGTTGAGGGCCCATATACATTAATCAACATAAGTACATAACAtgtgttttttaattaattttttcatTATGATTACATATTTAATGTCATTGACATTAAAAAAAAACCTAGGGATTGGTTTTTTCCATAACTCAATATAAAAGGTGTTACATATTTTTTAAACACGTAAAAACCGACTGAGAATCATGTCTTAAAAACTTATTGTAGTAAGAAAATTTTCGCTAAATTACTATCTTCACAAATAAACATTTATGTAAAACTagaaattatttatataaattacaaaaGTCAAAGGTAAAAAATAGTATGAAAAGAATTGGTAATGATGAAAAAGTGTGTGACTGTGTAGGCATGAACATAAATAGGTGAAGCTAGAAGCTTAGCCACCCTCTCTACCACATTTATTTTGACATTTGGCATAGACAAAGCATCAAAAACCCATGTGCACTTTTATTTGTACGTATATATGAATATTCTCATATAAGTGAATAAATCAATCTATTATTATTGATATTGAAATTGATTATGTAAATACAAAGTTCTCTTTAGTTTTACTTTTTGTTACATAACTAATCTTTACAAAATTTTGAATCCTAAAATGTGTAAGACACTTACATGTCACATGATAAAGAAAAGAATCATATTCTAAAGTCACCattcaaatctatttttttttaatctttagaTTTCAATGAATTCGTAGATGTGCAAAAAGTCATAAAAGGAAACCTATGAAAAGATACGagaaatatatatatttgaagGTTCGAAAATGAAATCTTGGCTTATTCGtctatctactataataaatgaaggttttttgtcgcatgtcctcttctcattcatttggactcattcatttggacacatgacattttctaaaatttttaaattttctatttttcacttgtcattttattgtgtttttcattttattaaattaaaatttcacatttaatgtgtaagataatatatatgtaaagtatttattagaaaaagttTATACACGTAatatattcaatacattaaagtctaattaattttaataattcaaatttttctaatttttcttataaattcaaacttttcaaattgttaaaattttatatttattttttttaattaaactcatgtaatacatgggtctcacacctagttttttaataaataactaaataagaAGTTTATACTAAATTTTAATAACGGTGGTTAAAAACAGTTTGCACTTACAAAATAAAATCATTGTTTTATGTAAACAATACCTTTAAAAAGTGAAACTTTATTTCGGAAAAATTGCATTATTTTTTTGTGAAAAGTAAAAGTAAATCAAtttcataaaatgatatttttcttaaaacaaattattattttatataatttcaaatttagtttATCCCTGTTGTAAACTATAAACTCTTAAATGGTGATTAAAAGAGTAAATCATCGaacaaattaattaaaattatataaaccTCGTTTATGTTGAACTAATGTGAGTATGTCAATTCAAAAGAATTGACCTTTGCTAGAGTCACTAAAGAACATGCTGATTTTAGGGAGTCTAATAGTACACAACAGTAAAATCAACGTCATAATCATCAAAAAAATGGAGAACAATTGACAAGTGTTGATGTGCAAGTGGACCGAAAAATGCTACTGATGTGCGtacctgagatgcaagaacttgaATGCCGGCGAATTTAACATCCCAGCTGAATTCCGTGATGGACCACCCAACGCCACCGAAGGAATCGGCGTTATCAATCACATAACTCAAGTACTGGTGGTTGTCGGTGGCTTTGTACAACCACATCGCGGCCCACAGCAGCTCATCCTCGTGCCCACTCACTGATGTGTAGTAGTTTTTCACCACTCCAATGCTTTCATCGTATTTCCCTCTGTACTTATCCCCAAATTCGAATAACTACCAAAAAATCCCAAATATCAAATCATTATTTCCAATCCCAGGTTTCCCGAATTGTTCATACAgatggatttttgaattttgaattttgaattttgagttttgaattttgaattttgtaATGTACCTGTTGAGCGTGATGCAATAACAAATGGGAGTAATGTGGGTTTGTTTTTTTAAACACAATGGAGGCTGCAGCCATAGCGGCGGCGGTTTCTCCGGCGAGATCTGACCCCGGATTGTTCTCGTCGATCTTGTATGCTTGTCTCGACGTCGTCATATCCTCCGGCCGTTGCCAACAGTAGTGATCCGTGTATCCGTCACCTACCTGTCACGTTATCAGTTACAGGTGATGTGATTAACGCATTAGTGACTTGTACGTTACAAACAATGAAGGCGTAGTTAGTTAGTTACCTCAGCCCATAACACGTTAGGGCTGGTGTGAGCTTTGATGAAATAATCAGTTCCCCATTTGATCGCTTCCATGGCGTGTTCTAACTCTCCGGCACCGGCAATGTACTCGCTGTATTCGATGATACTCCACGACAGCATTGTGACGGTGAATGCCATCGGTAAACCGAACTTGACGTGGTCTCCGGCGTCGTAATAACCTCCGACCAAGTCTACCTGCATTTCCACCGGAAAATCAACAGAATAAGCAAAACCCTAACAAATTTACAAAATACAAAACAATAGCGCTAATGCTGGTGACGTACGCCTTGTTCAAGGCCGTCGGTGAGGCCGGAATTATCGCGCCAGGTGACGCGTTGGTTGTACGGAAGGCGGCCGGAGCGTTGAGCTTCAAAGTATAGCAGAGATTTAGTGAGGGCGTCGGCATAATTATGTGAAGGACTACATCTAAAAGAGGCAAAAATggagaagagagagagaagaaagcaGCAATGGTGTAGAAATGATAATGACGGCTTCCTCTTCATCATCATCGTCTTCTCCATTTTTGTGATTTCGTTATGCAGctcaaattcaaaaatcaaatcgATATTCTATCAGATTCTTCCCTCCTAAAGAGATTTTAGGAGCGAAGAAGGGAGAGAATTATGAGCCTCTGTGTGGCTTTGTTCATTTTATAaagtggcaaaaaaaaaatatcaaaaaattcATGAGATGCATAAAAAACGGTTTTAAATAAtgttactgtttttttttttaaattaacttttaCTTATTTAACAAGGCAAATTGTtcaattaaataattttatattCAATTACTTATCATTTTATAAAcggtttttaaaaaatgtttataGGTatgtaatataatttttttatcttCGTGTATCTATTGTATACATGGTTATATGAAATAAAAATTATGCATTGAAGTAGCCAATTGTATAAGTTATTTTTAGTGTTAAATTTTGGAAAAAATATGCGAAGGTCAATAATGTGCCATATAGATCTTCCGTTATTGTTTTAGGGATGCATTTGAAATTGCTACACTTACGTAACAAACAACGTACAAAAATGATTGATAAAACTCCATTTAAGATATGGGTTGGTAGTGTGGAACACTCTAATTATTTAAAAACCTTTTAAAGCACTTTTAAAATAGATAAaatattgttttgtgaaattatGTCCTAAAGTTTTGGTTGTCATCATTATAAAAGTTTTACAATAGTATAAAAGGAGGGTAACAATTATAACATCGTAACACAAGATAAGTAACAAGTAACAACTATATTACATTGGTCTTCAAAATATAACATTTCCTTCTAAGAGGATCCTGGTAGCTCTCAAAGCTGAAAGCTAtaacttttattatataaatgtttgataaaaataattagaaaattttgaaatatataaaattataaaaaataatatcaaTCTAAAAAGCTAAATGTGGaacataattaataaaaatgGCAATTCTAGAAATTAATTAAAAAGTTCAATAGTTTTTTCTTAAACGATACATGAAATAGCTTTTGAATTTAGAACATTTGGTTTAAATAAAAacctaaaaatccaaaatatcAAACAAAGTTTTTTGTTGAAATTGAATATTTTGTCAAAAGCTGAAAGATATAAGCTCTTAAACGTTCTTTGTAAAACACACCCTAAGTCTCAAGCACtacttaaaatgttaaaataaatggttAGACATTGAAAATCAAGATTGCCATATCTCAAGGGCAAAGAAGAATTTAGGTTAGACATTGAAATGCCTAGTGAATAAAATTCAAAGACCTCAAAACATTTAGAAAAAAATTCTTTACATGTACATTTAACTCCTTTCTTTTTAAAAATCTTAAATCTTGGAAAATAATCATACTCTTTCAATATCAAAGTCTTTAAAATAGTTTCTCTTTTACACGATTTATACTTGTAAAACATCTTACCTCTTTGAAAAACAACTTAACTCTTAAAATACTTTTAATGGATCTTGTCCAAAAACATAACACTATTCACATGTTTAACTATTAAACACTTTTAATGGATTTTGTCCAACACCTTACACCTTTCACATATTCTAtactctttttcttttttaaacacATTGATATTTATTAAACATTTAAGCATTATAAATAATAGAAGAATGCAATGCAAGATGCTTATACCCCATTTTCTCGTTTATTTTTTTATTCCATCCCATGATTTTTGGTTCACGTTTGATAGCAATGATGTATCAAGCAATGATGTGATATCCACTAGTtttcagaaccaattaaaactttttctttacgctttaaaatcatttatttataatagCAGAAAATCCCAGTGCAAAAAAGATCATTTTGAGTACAATTGTTTGTTTCAAAAAGTTAAAAtcctaaggatgtcataatcaatacagaaacatatgTTATAGCTGTTGAAACAAAAAGCGACCATCTTCAGCTAAAAGGAACTACAGACTTTTGCACTTGGTGATACCGCAGAGAAGCTACTACAAGAGACTGTTTTTGTACGTTGAAGAACCGCAGAGTTGAAGATGAACTACAGGGTGATGTTATGCATGAAGATAGTTTTAGTTACTTTAACTGACATGTATTCCATATATTATCCGGTGAACCATTCATGGTCACCCTAGTCAATTACTTTTAGATTATTTTACTATTTCGATGTAACTTTtgggactctataaatagagcttccCACTTCATGTAATCCTAACTAATTTACCAACTATCAATTTATCAATCGCTGAATGTTTATCAATATCCGATTGTTCATCTCTTTATCTTAAGTTATCTTAATTGATACTTAACTGAGTCCCTCTTCACTTGTGTTGTTCATCTTATACTAACTTGCGTTTACATGCAAACATTGTTATGATTCGACCTCGTGTCTACTTGTTTACTGCTTATTGATATAAACTTGTTGCTATTTAttttccttacatttccgcaatctaactattattattgttgagctaacaagaTCCATTGAGATTAACTTTAATTCTGCAACTTATTATCTTATAGTAACGTGtgttcaagtttttctctcaacaatcgGTATCAGATCCAAAGTGGTTGCCTTTTAATTCCTTTCAAAATCGAAGCTTTTATTCTCAAAAACACTGATTTAaaaggccttctataccactaaagcttataagttttttttaaaaaaaaaaacaaggaaaATGGCACAAGCTTATTCTCTAAACGTTtcaaacagtgttggtggtttTAATAGAGTCTCAATACTTGTTGCAAGTGAATTAATTGGTCCCAAAGAGTGGAAAGATATCTAAAGAGACTCGGTAGAGATGTGTGAAAACATATTAATACGCTCTAATacctctcgcttgccaaattGTCTAACCAAAACACGTTCTTTGACTAGACCTAAatttactaattcaacctaaacatgCTCTTAGATTGTACTGAAAAaccgcattaagttttgtacaagctttccaacaatgttcatttcttctcatacgcttGGAAGTGTAAAAACATGTGATATAtcttttacaataagaaaacttattgtttGTTACAAGTTATTAACTtaatagaacgattaggtgccctacAAGTTAATTCATTACACAAAaagttcaattcatgaaagtggccaatcaaacacaaatcaaattcaaggattctagtttaaacaaaaacataatcactagaatagaatcacaaatcaaacatcaaatcatatgcttcaagtcttTGGAATTTCATGATTGCTAAGGTATGTCGTGAAGTGGGGAACACATTCTAGTGTGCTTAAAATTGAATTGGTTCATGACTAAAGTCTGACTGTAAATCTCGCTgctgaatttaagtggacaacaatatccttggtcgtcgtcagctaaatgatctatttataaatatagctgcaatgtcttgtcacttataatctGTCCATCTTGCAAATAtcatttgtgtttaagtggacaacaatattggTGATTGACCAGAACTATTTATACAGGTGTGTGCTGAGAAACGATATTAAATTGCTTGACAACTTTTGATcccaaaatgttttaaatttaattattaaaatgtgtttgttttattttattttatttttgttttttgttaaatttgttcatatttttcctctatgcacaaatttagggggagaattaaaaaaaaaaacaaacaaaaaatccaaaaatatgtttatttccgtgtttatttctttttcagaaaaagcaaaaatccaaaaatattgtttttgagcgtattttatttttattttttttcttagtcgttttattgtgtgctaagtttatttttttttatttttatctcaaAATTTCTTTTGTCTTAAAACGCGAATTCAAAAGGAAGAAGATATTCAAGGATACTGTATCAGAAGAAGAGACTCAAGGAGACTATATCAGAATTTTCTGAGCAAGGAGAAGAAACGTGGAAAGGAATTGACGGTCACTACACTTCACGCTACTTTCAAAAGGAATTGAAGGCATGCAATAGTACAATCTGTCAGTTAGGCAATTTCTTTCTAAGAACTATCGTATTTAAGGAATTAGTAATCTGAAATTGTACAAATTGTCAAATCGGTCTTGTCAGTTATCTTTACCTAAGAACTGTCATGGCACCAGGGCGATTCACCCAACCGGGAAATAGATATCGCTGAACATCCCGCCCAGGGTCTTGACAATCTTTTTGTCATGCAAAACTGCAGAGACTCAAATGTATTCTCGGATACATTCTTTGCAGGTAAGGAATTAACGGTTTAGGCACCATGGCGATGCACCTCGCAAGGCACAATTATTGCTGAACATCTCGCCAAATGACAAGTTAACTTGTTAACTTGAAAAACTGTATTGAGATCTTTGATCGAGGATATGCAGGGGATAACATCAAAAATATCCACGAGTAGTTCTCCGATACTCAACAAATCACAATGTGTTCCTCCGTGTTCACACAGATATTGCGAGTAGTCTTCTTCTGAGCCAAGGATGGGtccttgaacaactgtggtgagaagggtctGTATGACTCTGTAATCCACATAGAATTTTTAGTCATGGTTACTTTTAAGACGCATCTGTGATCGTTAAAGAATATCCATTCGAAGGGACAAGAAGTGAAGATTACTTTTCAACACAcgatctttcaaccccagaagcaaggtgaagctgtttTTGAAGTTATGTGATGAATTTCATTGAAGtatcctcaatcaatttgctgctaatAATAGGTGAAGCTGTTCAACACACGATCTTATGTACCAGACTATTGATTaataatagtgtgcattgaagattcgcGTATATGTTCTTACTCCATATTTTCGATTTATGTTATTCACtggattgagattccgcaccaacTCTAATGAAATCGATTGATACATTCAAGATTGggttttacaattggtatcagagcaaggttcGGTATCAATCGATTTGGCAAAGTATTAAGCATCTCTTGGAGTTTTTATTGGAGTTTATGGTGTTTCTGAGTTCTTTTTGACGAAATTATTGCCATTGTTCTTCGTATTCTTCACTATTTTAGAGACTTTGATCAATTTTGGCAGCTGTTAGTTCTCGGTTAGGGCACTTCCTTAGACTCAACTTCGAAGTTCTCGGTCACAACTTCAGAGTTCTCGGTCTCAACTTCGGAGTTCTTGGTCTTGGATTCGGAGTTCTTGGTCTCGGTCTCGGTTTAGGAGTTCTCAGTCTCGGCCTTGGAGTTCTTGGCTCCGCATCCTCGGTTCAGTTTATCGGTTGTGAGGTTTCAGCTAAGGTTCTcggtaaagattttttttttcttcggaCAAAAGGTTGACCTTCAAGGTTCTTGGTCAACAGAGAGTTGACCATTGGTATTTTCGGTCAGGGAAACATTTATTCTTGATTTACgatcaaaatcaaaattacacAATCATATTCCTTTTTGGTAAATGATGAGTTCTTACAACAGTACCAACGAGGTTAATGAAGTCACATGCTCTCAGTCCTGTAAAGCTAAAATTAAACATTATCGTGATCAACATGATTTATTAATTAGGGAAATTGAGGGccttaaatatgaaggctatACTCTTAGAAAGGCCTAAAACCCTTAAAAGAAAAATTGGAGGCCCAAACCAAAGATCTAAAAAGGATTAAGGAAGAATACAACACTAAATGTGAACACTATGATTATGCTCAAGAAAAGATTGCTAGTCTAACTGCCGAGATTAACACATTGAAAATTAAGTTTGAAAATgcagactttaattttaaaatttttgatgtgtcaagtaagaAAGTTGAGACAATGATTGAAAAGCAACTTAGATAGCAAGTCAAAAAGAATGTAGGTCTAGGGTATAGTAGTGTTCCTCCTCCATTCAATGATAACTACACTTTTACTCCTATGAATGAAGAAGAAAAGGAAAGGGAAGCACACCTACAGTATGGAAAACCTACTGTAGTTGAGACAATAAATAATGATAGTGTGAACAATACTAATGTTTTTGTCTCATGTATAGATAAGGTCACAATGCAAGACGGGCATGAGCAGAACAAAAATAATCTAGTTCTGCTGAAAATGATTCAAAAACTTGTGATGATGTGAATGATtctaacgcttctacttcatgtgcagagaAAGTAACAATGCAAGATGGAAGTGAGCAGAACACAATTAATTCTAGTTctgttgaaaagtttcaaaagccTGTGATGATGAC is part of the Lactuca sativa cultivar Salinas chromosome 7, Lsat_Salinas_v11, whole genome shotgun sequence genome and harbors:
- the LOC111912031 gene encoding endoglucanase 11; the encoded protein is MEKTMMMKRKPSLSFLHHCCFLLSLFSIFASFRCSPSHNYADALTKSLLYFEAQRSGRLPYNQRVTWRDNSGLTDGLEQGVDLVGGYYDAGDHVKFGLPMAFTVTMLSWSIIEYSEYIAGAGELEHAMEAIKWGTDYFIKAHTSPNVLWAEVGDGYTDHYCWQRPEDMTTSRQAYKIDENNPGSDLAGETAAAMAAASIVFKKTNPHYSHLLLHHAQQLFEFGDKYRGKYDESIGVVKNYYTSVSGHEDELLWAAMWLYKATDNHQYLSYVIDNADSFGGVGWSITEFSWDVKFAGIQVLASQLLIEEKHKKYKDVLEKYQSKAEYYICSCLNKNNGTKHNVRFTPGGLLYVRQWNNMQYVSSGAFLVSVYSNLLQKLNQKNLKCHGGEVTPHELFQFTKSQVDYILGSNPLNMSYLVGFGPNFPKRVHHRGASIVSYRENKGFIGCTQGYDNWYGSTDPNPNIVVGALVGGPDHNDEFTDKRGNYMQTEACTYNTSPLVGIFAKLNYLENMVLHASY